The segment GGTGCAGCAGGACCGGCGGCTGATCGGACTTCCCGGCCCAGCTCTGGTAGAAGATCTCGACGCCGTCGGTGGCCTGGAACGTGGGCATGGGCGGTCCTCTCTCGGTCGGTGCGGCGTGAAGCCTAGCCGTGAGATCGGCGGACACGGATCGGCTAGATCGCCGGTGTCACGCCGGGGCCGCGATCGCGATAGATTGCTGTTAGCTTCCAATCACTGTCGTAGGGGGATGGACGGGCTGTGACCCCCACTCAGTTACGCGCCTACTCCGCTGTCGTCCGGCTCGGGTCGGTCAAACAGGCCGCGGCCCACCTGGAGGTCTCCGAGTCGGCGGTGTCGCTGCACATCGGGCAGCTGCGCCGGGAGCTGGGCGACCAGCTGTTCTCGCGTACCTCGGGCGGGCTCACCTTCACCCCGGGCGGGCTGCGCCTGGCCAGCCGGGCCACCGAGATGCTCGGCCTGCAGGACATCACGGTCCTGGAGGTCAGCTCCGCGGGCCAGGGCCGGCGGCTGCTGCGGGTCGGCGCGTCCAGCCTGTTCGCCGAGCACGCCGCCCCCGGCCTCATCGAGTTGTTCGCCAACCGGGCCGCCGACCTGGATCTGGAGCTCAGCGTCCGCAATCCGGGATCGTTCCGTGAGCTGCTGATCGACCGGCACATCGACATCGCGATCGGCCCGCCCCCACCGGCGCCGGACACCGCGGTGGTGTGCCGCCCGGTCATGTACTACCGGGTCGTGACGGTCGCCGCCCCGGACCATCCGCTCGCCGGGACCCAGCCCACCGCGCGCCAGCTGCGGGAACAGACCTGGCTGCTCGGCCCGTCGGCGGCGGCGGACAGCGGGGCCATCCGCACGCTGGTGCGGCGTCTGGGCATCCCGGATGACCGCCAGCAGATCTTCCAGAGCCACGCCGCCGCGGTCGAGGAGGCCAAACGCGGCCGCGGCGTGGCGGCCGCGCTGTCCTTCACGGTGGCGCCGGAGGTGCGGAAAGGCCATCTGGTGCAGTTCTGCGGGCCGAACGCGAGCCTGGAGGAGGTCTGGCATTCGCTCACCCTCGCGGAGCCGGCCACCCCGTCGGCGGCAGCCGAGCTGGCTCGCTTCGCGTCTACGCCGCGCGCCATCCAGGCCATGATGCGCGGCACCGGCATCAATGTGGCCCGCTT is part of the Actinoplanes sp. NBC_00393 genome and harbors:
- a CDS encoding LysR family transcriptional regulator, with product MTPTQLRAYSAVVRLGSVKQAAAHLEVSESAVSLHIGQLRRELGDQLFSRTSGGLTFTPGGLRLASRATEMLGLQDITVLEVSSAGQGRRLLRVGASSLFAEHAAPGLIELFANRAADLDLELSVRNPGSFRELLIDRHIDIAIGPPPPAPDTAVVCRPVMYYRVVTVAAPDHPLAGTQPTARQLREQTWLLGPSAAADSGAIRTLVRRLGIPDDRQQIFQSHAAAVEEAKRGRGVAAALSFTVAPEVRKGHLVQFCGPNASLEEVWHSLTLAEPATPSAAAELARFASTPRAIQAMMRGTGINVARFRPSVHVTLWS